From the genome of Candidatus Electrothrix communis, one region includes:
- a CDS encoding beta-ketoacyl-[acyl-carrier-protein] synthase family protein codes for MGAKDAVILGCDAVSPLGIELDGQWQRALAGESGIGPLSRFALTEDFPVRIAGQVPDIDHLDYPFLTARHQAAWSSPVFKYSLLTVIRALERSGIELTPELAPRTAVTYSSAIGGLDAVLKADRRLQADHKLPPPYANPNSCINMIGGKIAIATGAQGPITSTITACATGLTSMLIAALLMAQGRADLAICGAVDFALVEPIVAGFHTMNGAYYPKEGWESDPAERASRPFSLDRRGFVISEGAGAVILATKEFADAHGLPYTARLAGWGMTSDAHHFVAPHFATVKQCMQDALTDASISPQDIAVVNAHAASTKVGDKVEYEAMRAVFGDKMPPVTANKSLIGHAMGASSVIETIFALQGMQENMLPPTINHTPDLELELDCVTEGCRSVAQEYILKNSFGFGGCNACAVLQKVG; via the coding sequence ATGGGAGCAAAAGATGCAGTTATTCTCGGCTGCGATGCTGTCTCACCGCTGGGGATTGAGCTGGATGGACAATGGCAGCGTGCCTTGGCAGGTGAAAGCGGCATTGGTCCGCTCAGTCGTTTTGCGTTAACAGAGGATTTCCCGGTCCGCATTGCTGGTCAGGTGCCGGATATTGATCATCTGGACTACCCCTTTCTCACTGCCCGGCATCAGGCTGCCTGGAGTTCACCGGTCTTTAAATATTCCCTGCTCACCGTAATCCGCGCCTTGGAGCGAAGTGGCATTGAGCTGACCCCAGAGCTGGCCCCTCGTACCGCAGTGACCTACAGCTCGGCCATTGGCGGCTTGGATGCGGTGCTCAAGGCGGACAGACGCCTGCAAGCCGACCATAAGCTTCCCCCTCCCTACGCCAATCCCAACTCCTGCATTAATATGATCGGCGGCAAGATTGCCATTGCCACCGGTGCGCAGGGACCAATTACCTCCACCATTACGGCCTGCGCCACCGGCCTGACCTCAATGCTCATCGCAGCTCTGCTCATGGCCCAAGGCCGTGCGGATCTCGCTATCTGTGGGGCTGTGGATTTTGCCCTGGTCGAGCCTATCGTGGCTGGTTTCCATACCATGAACGGGGCCTACTATCCCAAAGAGGGCTGGGAGAGTGATCCAGCGGAAAGGGCCAGCAGGCCCTTTTCCCTTGATCGACGAGGTTTTGTTATCTCCGAAGGGGCTGGCGCGGTTATTCTTGCGACCAAGGAATTCGCTGATGCCCACGGCTTACCCTATACAGCCCGCCTGGCTGGTTGGGGTATGACCTCGGATGCTCATCATTTTGTTGCCCCCCATTTTGCCACGGTCAAGCAATGTATGCAGGATGCCTTGACAGATGCCTCGATTTCTCCACAGGATATTGCCGTTGTCAATGCCCATGCCGCTTCCACCAAGGTTGGTGATAAGGTGGAATATGAGGCCATGCGGGCGGTCTTCGGGGACAAGATGCCGCCTGTCACGGCCAATAAATCCCTGATCGGACATGCTATGGGGGCCTCCAGCGTCATTGAAACCATCTTTGCCCTCCAAGGGATGCAGGAAAACATGCTGCCGCCCACCATCAACCATACTCCTGATCTGGAACTTGAACTCGACTGTGTCACAGAAGGATGTCGTTCTGTAGCGCAGGAATATATCCTCAAAAACTCCTTTGGCTTTGGCGGCTGTAATGCCTGTGCAGTCCTGCAAAAGGTCGGATAA
- a CDS encoding beta-ketoacyl-[acyl-carrier-protein] synthase family protein, whose protein sequence is MKAPKNRRVFVVGYDAATALGNTFAATWQAAVEGRAGFRKVTRCKTLSRSNVVGEIPDWDPSQFPYVDRKEASLWNAGYVFLTMEVCRRALEHAGLEMNNETSPRTGCLIGSALNGTDAYRIAAENYRTGGPFKVSPYLLPNVCANLPGGKAGMLTGFTGPVFSPQGACASGNHAIALSARMIRDGDCDFMLAGGVETCLVPEIIQGFSNMLATIKVGEKDRAFQDPTQASRPFSRDRKGFVLAEGGAVLVLAAEEAVHSLGLQPLAEISGIGWNSDAHHFTRPNATTIIRAIHDALDDAEIGPTDIGSINAHGTSTPTGDATEVECLRSVFGDSISKVPISANKSQVGHSLGASAAIEAALSIEAMNKGLVLPTVNHIPDPAFADLDVVPNAVRNHTYEFILSNSFGFGGTNCCLVLRGI, encoded by the coding sequence ATGAAGGCACCAAAGAACAGACGCGTTTTTGTGGTCGGTTATGATGCGGCCACGGCCTTGGGCAATACCTTTGCCGCGACCTGGCAGGCCGCTGTCGAGGGCCGAGCAGGATTTCGCAAGGTCACTCGTTGTAAAACTCTCAGCCGTAGCAATGTGGTGGGGGAAATCCCCGACTGGGATCCCAGTCAATTCCCCTATGTGGATCGAAAAGAGGCCTCGCTCTGGAATGCTGGCTATGTCTTCCTGACCATGGAAGTCTGCCGCCGGGCCTTGGAACACGCCGGGCTGGAAATGAACAACGAAACCAGCCCGCGTACCGGTTGCCTGATCGGCTCAGCCTTGAACGGTACCGATGCCTACCGGATCGCAGCGGAGAATTATCGGACCGGAGGACCCTTTAAGGTCAGCCCCTACCTTTTGCCCAATGTCTGCGCCAATCTGCCAGGTGGCAAGGCAGGCATGCTCACCGGCTTTACTGGCCCGGTTTTCTCCCCCCAGGGGGCCTGCGCCTCAGGAAATCATGCCATTGCCCTCAGTGCGAGGATGATCCGGGACGGCGACTGTGATTTTATGCTGGCAGGCGGGGTGGAAACCTGCCTAGTTCCAGAGATCATCCAGGGTTTTTCCAATATGCTGGCCACTATCAAGGTGGGTGAGAAGGACAGGGCCTTTCAGGACCCGACCCAGGCCTCACGTCCCTTCAGCCGTGACCGCAAGGGCTTTGTCCTGGCCGAAGGCGGCGCCGTGCTGGTGCTGGCAGCAGAAGAGGCTGTCCACAGTCTTGGCCTGCAACCGCTGGCGGAGATCAGCGGGATCGGTTGGAACTCAGATGCCCACCATTTCACCCGACCCAATGCTACCACCATTATCCGAGCCATCCATGATGCCCTAGATGATGCAGAGATTGGCCCTACGGATATCGGCTCCATCAATGCCCACGGCACCTCAACCCCTACCGGCGATGCCACAGAGGTGGAATGCCTGCGTTCCGTCTTTGGCGATAGCATCTCCAAAGTTCCGATCTCAGCCAACAAATCACAGGTCGGCCACTCACTGGGGGCCTCTGCGGCCATAGAGGCGGCCTTATCCATAGAGGCTATGAACAAGGGGCTGGTTCTCCCCACAGTGAATCATATTCCTGATCCGGCTTTTGCTGATCTGGATGTGGTGCCCAATGCGGTGCGCAACCATACTTATGAATTTATCCTGTCCAACTCTTTTGGTTTCGGTGGAACCAACTGCTGTCTTGTCTTGCGAGGTATCTGA
- a CDS encoding thioesterase family protein: MRPKPFRPTFLENASFVRDTTSGLVWYRCEMRTLYIDTDRSQVVYHSNYLKYFEFARASLMREAKYPYKQIEEDGFVYPIIKTELNYYSPLFYDDLMYIHIRPGNIERVRLQFDYLITKAESGEISCTGFTRHCAINDKGIPVEIDPQTQRLWQEFPDS, translated from the coding sequence ATGCGACCTAAACCCTTTCGCCCCACCTTCTTAGAGAACGCTTCCTTTGTCCGGGATACCACCAGCGGCTTGGTCTGGTACCGCTGTGAAATGCGGACCCTGTATATTGATACAGACCGTTCGCAAGTGGTCTATCATTCTAACTACCTCAAGTATTTTGAATTTGCCAGGGCCTCGCTCATGCGGGAGGCCAAGTATCCGTATAAACAGATAGAAGAGGACGGTTTTGTCTATCCCATCATCAAGACAGAGCTGAACTATTACTCGCCGCTCTTCTATGATGATTTGATGTATATTCACATCCGGCCTGGGAACATTGAGCGGGTCAGGCTCCAGTTTGATTATCTGATCACCAAGGCGGAGAGTGGCGAGATCTCTTGCACCGGTTTTACCCGCCATTGCGCAATCAACGACAAAGGGATTCCGGTGGAGATTGATCCGCAGACCCAGCGCCTCTGGCAGGAATTTCCTGATTCATGA
- a CDS encoding polyketide synthase dehydratase domain-containing protein: MNNDRLPVTITVQPWFRDHSFAGKIILPAVETQLLLAEQVADTLPDADIPVMEDMRFAKFLELPPEATAVEALIEISADAEEKRGGAKLLTRRACGKMSRIIEHGQVFFPLVASVPVDRGLDSQVHPAPPTGILKEISAEDLYRQLVLFGPHYQTLQETLYVSEDSAWGSLKAPSLPSIHAVQEQLGSPFPLDGAMHAACVLGQQQVDFAPFPVGIDQRVVLRPTQSGGEYLTKVSVVALSDKELVFDLLIFDGEGVVYEAVKGLRMRDVRGG, from the coding sequence ATGAACAACGACCGCCTTCCTGTTACCATCACCGTTCAACCCTGGTTCCGGGATCATTCCTTTGCTGGCAAAATCATCCTCCCTGCTGTAGAAACCCAGCTCCTACTCGCCGAGCAAGTTGCCGATACTCTTCCAGACGCAGATATCCCCGTCATGGAGGACATGCGCTTTGCCAAATTTCTCGAATTGCCCCCAGAGGCCACCGCTGTAGAGGCTCTCATTGAAATTTCTGCTGATGCGGAAGAAAAACGGGGAGGAGCTAAGCTGCTCACCCGGAGAGCATGCGGTAAGATGAGCAGGATTATAGAGCATGGGCAGGTCTTCTTTCCCCTGGTCGCTTCGGTCCCGGTTGATCGCGGCCTGGATTCGCAGGTTCATCCGGCTCCGCCCACAGGTATCCTCAAAGAAATCTCAGCGGAAGACCTTTATCGTCAATTGGTGCTCTTTGGGCCGCATTACCAAACCTTGCAGGAAACCCTGTATGTAAGCGAGGACAGCGCCTGGGGAAGCCTGAAAGCTCCTTCGCTCCCGTCTATTCATGCGGTGCAGGAACAACTCGGATCGCCCTTTCCCTTGGATGGTGCTATGCATGCGGCCTGTGTTCTTGGTCAGCAGCAGGTTGATTTTGCTCCATTTCCGGTTGGTATTGATCAACGGGTTGTCCTGCGTCCGACCCAATCCGGTGGGGAATACCTGACCAAGGTGTCTGTTGTTGCGCTGTCAGACAAGGAACTGGTGTTTGATTTGTTGATCTTTGATGGGGAAGGGGTGGTTTATGAAGCGGTGAAAGGGTTGCGGATGCGGGATGTGCGTGGGGGATGA
- a CDS encoding CDP-alcohol phosphatidyltransferase family protein — MEKFIQLVPNILSSFRLVLSFLFPVVPEATWIWLVIGGGGSDALDGWIARRWHVQSKTGAILDAVADKTFVLSALLTISAHGKFSLFLIPLLLARDLLVAGTAIYTASIREWASFQRMDVRWSGKLATIAQFFLLMTAVLWSDKIDFTLWPAILFSVAAAADYGWLFMLELRHRAQKSSS; from the coding sequence ATGGAGAAATTTATTCAACTTGTACCAAATATTTTATCGAGCTTTCGATTGGTTCTGTCCTTTCTCTTTCCCGTGGTCCCGGAGGCTACCTGGATATGGCTGGTCATCGGGGGAGGCGGTAGTGATGCCCTGGACGGCTGGATAGCTAGGCGTTGGCATGTTCAAAGTAAAACAGGGGCTATACTTGATGCAGTTGCAGATAAAACTTTTGTTCTCTCCGCCTTACTGACAATTTCTGCCCACGGTAAATTTTCTCTCTTTTTGATTCCTCTCTTGCTGGCCCGAGATCTGTTAGTGGCAGGCACCGCAATATATACTGCATCCATCAGAGAATGGGCGTCTTTCCAGCGAATGGATGTTCGTTGGTCCGGTAAGCTGGCCACAATCGCGCAGTTTTTTCTCCTGATGACAGCTGTGTTGTGGAGCGATAAGATAGACTTTACCCTCTGGCCTGCGATTCTATTCAGCGTTGCTGCTGCTGCCGATTACGGCTGGCTCTTTATGCTGGAGCTGCGACACCGGGCTCAAAAAAGCTCCTCATGA
- a CDS encoding glycosyltransferase family 9 protein, protein MTAGPVAVLGGQGLGDNLLEMVLLENARRAGLQVTMFCSRMCELHSWFPQHRIAPTLQPEAVDYALAGFQLILFPKAPWPGIEQAIAENWINYGRLYRKNANRAEDMAYISGQIFKLSEPTLLSGIRPPAPLQHRKYQQRICIHPTSAERSKNWLPQRFLALAARLQTKGFEPVFIMSAAEQEDWQPIIDDRFPLHSFAGVDQCAAFLYESGFFIGNDSGGGHLASCLDIPVLSIHGRKGKARVWRPGWGQVEVVTPLVNVIGGSLRQHFWKYFLSVATVERVFERLINRVYYK, encoded by the coding sequence ATGACGGCAGGACCAGTAGCAGTACTTGGCGGTCAGGGCTTGGGGGACAACCTCTTGGAGATGGTCCTGTTGGAAAATGCTCGGCGAGCCGGTTTGCAGGTCACTATGTTTTGCAGCCGCATGTGCGAGCTGCATAGCTGGTTTCCTCAGCATCGGATCGCCCCGACGCTCCAACCGGAAGCGGTTGATTATGCTCTTGCTGGCTTTCAGCTCATCCTTTTCCCCAAAGCCCCGTGGCCGGGAATCGAGCAGGCTATTGCGGAAAACTGGATAAACTACGGGCGCCTGTATCGAAAAAATGCTAACCGAGCCGAAGATATGGCCTATATCAGCGGCCAAATCTTCAAGTTGAGCGAACCCACCCTGCTCAGTGGCATCAGGCCGCCAGCCCCCTTACAGCACCGAAAATATCAGCAACGGATCTGTATTCATCCGACAAGTGCTGAACGCAGCAAGAACTGGTTGCCACAACGCTTTCTGGCCTTAGCGGCGCGTTTACAGACCAAGGGGTTTGAACCGGTGTTTATCATGAGTGCGGCAGAACAGGAGGATTGGCAGCCGATCATTGATGACCGGTTCCCCTTGCATAGCTTTGCAGGCGTGGATCAATGCGCTGCCTTTCTCTATGAGTCTGGTTTTTTTATCGGCAATGATTCTGGTGGTGGCCATCTGGCTTCCTGCCTGGATATTCCGGTTTTGAGTATTCATGGCCGAAAAGGCAAGGCCCGTGTATGGCGACCGGGTTGGGGTCAGGTTGAAGTGGTCACCCCTCTGGTCAACGTAATCGGTGGTTCGCTGCGCCAACATTTTTGGAAGTATTTTCTTTCTGTGGCGACTGTGGAGCGGGTTTTTGAACGCTTAATAAACAGGGTTTACTACAAATAA
- a CDS encoding peptidase U32 family protein gives MQRKLKKKKSTMELLAPAGSFPAFEAALEAGADAVYVGAPGFNARALSRDFSFAEIGSMIRQARKQGVKLYIAMNSLVKESELPAALEALSCFEALRPDALIIQDLGLLYLARTWFPDLPLHASTLMSVHNSLGAEELTTLGFERVVLARELTIDEMATIHRKTGAELEVFIHGAMCFSYSGLCLFSSMHGGKSSLRGQCVQPCRRHYSWQRPGKQTAPPPHSKGNQKEKSGSAAGYLFSMNDLCGIDMLPEMRDAGVSCLKIEGRLKSAQYVANTVAAYRMALDSLDEPDAVQEKILQEAHRLLDEAMGRKRSSGYLLSEKPSEAITPSQSGNSGRMLGRIKGMQQERTRDGKNKLTLQILLAAQVSEGDRLRLHDEQSGNRFSFTLRSLQVGGQHRKTARSGQKAQFSLVVERKAQVHRHFQGTLFKVDVGSRIIAERSGHKRREKLSTHKVIADKGKVEDILAQLAWKRGPVTLNLAGKGQGKSKTGGRRPAQKEPPWWVAVAKLGDLRQRMPVRPARFLVPFNRENVRQSDQLSDKIRKYSSRILWCLPPVLHEADLDWAQQALRKLSEKGYARFSLGHFSQYGLFHPLIESLKNYSPELYGNYTLNLLNSAALQAVAHLGYQGALFSLESEGDNLASALHHYARQTSGRRAKRNEGRDIPPKIQVGVYAYGRPPLFTARLDSIHFRYQQSLVSPQEEYFTVEHQNGLTTARAMQPFSQLRQRQELVSMGADFLLLDLSNGAISREAAMLSSLLNHGEPRKTGKGKQPTIMRGNFDGVLV, from the coding sequence ATGCAGAGAAAATTGAAAAAGAAAAAAAGCACGATGGAGCTCCTTGCTCCGGCAGGGAGCTTCCCTGCCTTTGAAGCAGCTCTTGAAGCCGGTGCTGATGCGGTGTATGTGGGAGCACCGGGTTTCAATGCCCGTGCCCTGAGCCGGGATTTCTCCTTTGCCGAAATAGGTTCCATGATTCGCCAGGCCCGTAAACAGGGGGTCAAGCTGTACATTGCCATGAACAGTCTAGTGAAGGAATCCGAACTGCCTGCGGCCTTGGAAGCCCTTTCCTGTTTTGAGGCATTGCGCCCTGATGCCTTGATCATTCAGGACCTGGGCCTCCTTTACCTTGCCCGGACCTGGTTTCCAGACCTGCCCTTGCATGCCTCCACCCTGATGTCGGTCCATAATTCCCTTGGAGCAGAAGAGCTGACCACGCTGGGATTTGAGCGGGTCGTGCTGGCTCGTGAGCTGACCATTGATGAAATGGCCACGATTCACCGGAAAACCGGCGCTGAACTGGAGGTCTTTATCCACGGAGCTATGTGCTTCAGTTATTCCGGGCTCTGTCTCTTTTCCAGTATGCACGGAGGGAAATCAAGCCTGCGCGGCCAATGCGTCCAGCCTTGTCGCCGCCATTATTCTTGGCAACGCCCCGGCAAACAGACAGCCCCCCCTCCTCACAGCAAGGGAAATCAAAAAGAAAAGAGCGGTTCAGCAGCTGGCTATCTTTTTTCTATGAATGATCTTTGCGGAATCGACATGCTCCCTGAAATGCGGGATGCCGGTGTCAGCTGTCTGAAGATCGAAGGGCGATTAAAGAGCGCCCAATACGTGGCCAACACGGTGGCAGCCTACCGAATGGCGCTGGACTCCTTGGATGAGCCAGATGCTGTGCAAGAAAAGATTTTACAGGAGGCCCATAGGCTTCTTGATGAGGCAATGGGCAGAAAACGATCCAGTGGCTATCTGCTCTCGGAAAAACCATCCGAGGCAATAACGCCTTCCCAATCCGGCAACAGCGGCAGGATGCTGGGCCGGATCAAGGGAATGCAACAAGAACGAACCAGGGACGGTAAGAACAAGTTAACCCTTCAAATCCTCCTCGCTGCCCAAGTGAGCGAAGGAGACCGACTTCGTCTCCATGATGAACAGAGCGGCAATCGCTTCAGCTTTACCCTGCGCTCCTTACAAGTCGGGGGACAACACCGGAAAACCGCTCGTTCTGGCCAGAAAGCGCAGTTTTCTCTGGTGGTTGAAAGAAAAGCGCAGGTGCATCGTCATTTCCAGGGTACGCTGTTTAAAGTGGATGTAGGCTCCCGGATTATTGCCGAACGAAGCGGGCATAAACGGAGGGAAAAGCTCTCCACCCATAAGGTGATAGCGGACAAGGGAAAGGTCGAGGATATCCTTGCCCAATTGGCTTGGAAGCGAGGACCGGTTACCCTTAACCTTGCTGGTAAAGGGCAGGGGAAAAGCAAAACCGGAGGGCGTCGTCCTGCGCAAAAGGAACCGCCTTGGTGGGTGGCAGTGGCAAAGCTCGGAGATCTTCGGCAGCGAATGCCGGTACGGCCAGCCCGTTTTCTGGTTCCGTTCAACCGGGAGAATGTCCGCCAGTCAGATCAATTATCTGATAAGATTCGTAAGTATAGCTCCAGAATTCTCTGGTGCCTGCCTCCTGTTCTCCACGAAGCAGACTTGGATTGGGCGCAACAGGCGCTCAGAAAACTGAGCGAAAAAGGCTATGCTCGTTTCTCCTTGGGCCATTTTTCACAATACGGGCTGTTTCACCCCCTCATAGAAAGCCTAAAAAATTACAGTCCTGAGTTGTACGGGAATTATACTCTGAACCTGCTTAACTCGGCAGCCCTCCAGGCAGTAGCCCATCTTGGTTATCAGGGGGCACTTTTTTCCCTTGAAAGCGAAGGGGATAACCTTGCCTCTGCCCTCCATCATTATGCACGACAAACGTCGGGGAGGAGAGCAAAAAGAAATGAGGGCAGGGATATACCTCCAAAAATACAGGTGGGTGTCTATGCCTATGGCCGCCCCCCCCTGTTCACGGCCCGTCTGGACAGTATCCATTTTCGTTATCAGCAATCCCTGGTGAGCCCGCAGGAAGAATACTTCACCGTGGAGCACCAGAACGGCTTAACAACAGCCCGGGCTATGCAGCCCTTTTCTCAGCTCCGGCAACGACAGGAGCTGGTCAGCATGGGCGCTGATTTTCTCCTGCTTGACCTGAGCAACGGTGCAATCAGTAGGGAAGCGGCAATGCTGAGCAGTCTCTTAAACCACGGCGAGCCACGAAAAACAGGGAAGGGTAAACAGCCTACAATTATGCGCGGTAATTTTGACGGTGTTTTGGTGTGA